A part of Rhinoderma darwinii isolate aRhiDar2 chromosome 1, aRhiDar2.hap1, whole genome shotgun sequence genomic DNA contains:
- the LOC142655728 gene encoding L-serine dehydratase/L-threonine deaminase-like has translation MPEIRSLHLNTPLRDSVPMSKLSRAKVYLKLDNAQPTGSFKIRGIGHLCKIWAERGCKHFVCSSGGNAGLAAAYSARMLSIPATILVPVTTPNFTIQRVKDEGATVCVVGEMLDDTIEHAKELVKNNPGWVYIPPFDDPLIWEGHTSLVKEMKESLPSKPGAIVLSVGGGGMLCGVVQGLHEVGWSNVPIIAMETKGAHSLNAALEEGKLVTLPEITSVAKTLGARTVGAQTLKVAQEHPVFSEVISDQDAVMAIERFLDDEKMLVEPACGAALAAVYSDVIGKLQKEGKLNKDLSSVVIIVCGGNNITLTQLFRLKEQLGIESVSAA, from the exons ATGCCAGAAATCCGCAGTCTTCATCTGAACACTCCATTAAGAGACAGTGTGCCTATGTCAAAACTATCTCGTGCCAAAGTGTATCTAAAACTTGACAATGCACAACCAACAGGGTCCTTTAAAATCCGTGGGATTGGACATCTTTGTAAAATA TGGGCAGAACGTGGATGTAAACATTTTGTGTGTTCTTCAG gagGTAATGCTGGCCTGGCAGCGGCTTATAGTGCCCGTATGCTGTCTATCCCTGCCACTATTCTCGTGCCAGTTACTACTCCAAACTTCACCATTCAGAGAGTCAAAGATGAAGGGGCTACAGTCTGCGTAGTGGGAGAG ATGCTTGATGATACTATCGAGCATGCGAAGGAGCTAGTGAAGAATAACCCGGGGTGGGTGTACATCCCTCCATTTGATGATCCTTTGATATG ggaAGGCCACACCTCACTggtaaaagaaatgaaggaaagtcTACCTTCAAAACCAGGAGCAATTGTCCTCTCAGTTGGTGGCGGGGGAATGCTCTGTGGAGTAGTCCAAGGCCTCCATGAAGTGGGCTGGAGTAATGTTCCAATCATTGCAATGGAAACAAAAGGCGCTCACAGTCTTAATGCGGCACTAGAGGAAGGGAAATTGGTGACTCTTCCTGAAATTACCAG CGTGGCTAAGACATTGGGGGCCAGGACTGTGGGGGCTCAAACACTGAAAGTGGCTCAAGAACACCCGGTTTTCTCTGAGGTCATCTCTGATCAAGATGCTGTAATGGCCATTGAGAGGTTCCTAG ATGATGAGAAGATGCTTGTTGAACCAGCATGTGGTGCAGCTCTTGCTGCCGTATACAGCGACGTGATTGGAAAGCTACAGAAGGAGGGCAAATTGAATAAAGATCTGTCATCTGTGGTCATTATAGTCTGCGGTGGAAACAACATCACCCTCACACAACTCTTCCGACTTAAGGAGCAGTTGGGCATTGAGTCTGTCAGTGCTGCATAG
- the PLBD2 gene encoding putative phospholipase B-like 2 isoform X2 codes for MGSAQRHHPGERLIYMHWMNTMVGYCGPYKYQTPYCERLRNYLEANLAWMQEQMETDQDQDYWHQVRLVLLQLKGLEDSYSGRISFPQKKFTLSPFGFLLFQLGGDLEDLEAALNKSDGAKELGSGSCSALIKLLPGNKDLLVSHVTWNTYQSMLRITKKYTLPFRANPNGGSVVPGSVQTFSSYPGTIFSGDDFYILSSGLVSLETTIGNSNPDLWKYIQPQNSVLEWLRNIVANRLATGGKEWADVFTKFNSGTYNNQWMVVDYNKFIVGSTEIPSGLLTVLEQLPGIVISGDKSDDLYQTGYWASYNIPYFEEIFNASGQVDLMKKYGDWFSYSKTPRAQIFRRNNTFVQDLQSMVKLMRYNDFLHDPLSRCESCDPKQNGENAISARSDLNPANGTYPFGAMRQRQHGGTDMKVTSYELAKHYTIVAVNGPTWDQVPAFQWSTSPFSNLMHMGHPDLWNFEPIVINWD; via the exons ATGGGCAGTGCTCAAAGACACCATCCTGGAGAACGG CTTATCTACATGCATTGGATGAACACAATGGTTGGTTATTGTGGCCCATATAAATACCAAACTCCATACTGTGAAAGGCTGAGGAACTATCTAGAGGCTAATCTAGCCTGGATGCAGGAACAGATGGAGACAGACCAAGATCAGGATTACTGGCACCAG GTTCGTCTTGTACTGCTACAACTGAAGGGTCTGGAAGACAGCTATAGTGGACGCATCTCCTTTCCCCAGAAAAAGTTCACGCTTAGTCCTTTTGGATTCCT GCTCTTCCAGCTTGGTGGTGACTTAGAAGATCTGGAAGCTGCTCTGAATAAGTCAGATGGTGCTAAAGAGCTGGGCTCTGGGTCCTGCTCTGCTCTCATCAAGCTTCTTCCTGGCAATAAGGATCTCCTGGTGTCTCATGTTACCTGGAACACTTACCAATCCATGTTACGCATCACCAAGAAGTACACACTTCCTTTTCGTGCTAACCCCAATG GAGGCTCGGTGGTGCCAGGCTCGGTTCAGACCTTTTCATCTTACCCAGGGACCATCTTCTCTGGTGATGACTTCTACATACTTAGCAGTGGGCTA GTTTCTTTGGAGACCACCATTGGGAACAGCAATCCTGATCTCTGGAAATACATCCAGCCACAAaattctgtcctggagtggctaaGAAACATTGTAGCAAATAGATTGGCCACAGGAGGGAAAGAATGGGCCGACGTCTTCACAAAGTTTAATAGTGGAAC GTACAATAATCAGTGGATGGTTGTGGATTACAATAAATTCATTGTTGGAAGCACAGAGATACCCAGTGGACTTCTCACGGTCCTAGAACAGCTGCC GGGTATTGTGATTTCTGGAGATAAATCTGATGATCTTTATCAAACTGGATATTGGGCAAGCTACAACATCCC GTACTTTGAAGAGATTTTTAATGCAAGTGGGCAAGTGGACCTTATGAAAAAATATGGAGATTGGTTCAGTTATTCAAAAACGCCTCGTGCTCAAATATTTCGCCGGAATAATACGTTTGTGCAGGACCTACAATCTATGGTCAAGCTTATGAG GTATAATGATTTTCTTCATGATCCCCTTTCACGTTGTGAAAGTTGTGATCCAAAGCAAAATGGAGAGAATGCGATCTCTGCTCGATCTGATCTTAACCCAGCCAATGGAACATACCCATTTGGAGCCATGCGTCAGAGACAGCATGGTGGCACTGATATGAAG GTCACAAGCTATGAATTAGCCAAGCATTATACAATTGTGGCTGTTAATGGTCCGACATGGGACCAGGTTCCAGCCTTCCAATGGAGCACTTCCCCTTTCAGCAACCTCATGCACATGGGCCATCCGGACCTCTGGAATTTTGAACCCATAGTCATCAACTGGGATtga
- the PLBD2 gene encoding putative phospholipase B-like 2 isoform X1: MTLEFRHVRTEMAAWCLLLLAVLAPSVGWAQSSEVSVILDATTGTLSTVPERRAEAVAWAVLKDTILENGWAILELQTNAEYNDSIQAYAAGVAEAAVTQRLIYMHWMNTMVGYCGPYKYQTPYCERLRNYLEANLAWMQEQMETDQDQDYWHQVRLVLLQLKGLEDSYSGRISFPQKKFTLSPFGFLLFQLGGDLEDLEAALNKSDGAKELGSGSCSALIKLLPGNKDLLVSHVTWNTYQSMLRITKKYTLPFRANPNGGSVVPGSVQTFSSYPGTIFSGDDFYILSSGLVSLETTIGNSNPDLWKYIQPQNSVLEWLRNIVANRLATGGKEWADVFTKFNSGTYNNQWMVVDYNKFIVGSTEIPSGLLTVLEQLPGIVISGDKSDDLYQTGYWASYNIPYFEEIFNASGQVDLMKKYGDWFSYSKTPRAQIFRRNNTFVQDLQSMVKLMRYNDFLHDPLSRCESCDPKQNGENAISARSDLNPANGTYPFGAMRQRQHGGTDMKVTSYELAKHYTIVAVNGPTWDQVPAFQWSTSPFSNLMHMGHPDLWNFEPIVINWD; the protein is encoded by the exons ATGACTCTGGAGTTCCGTCACGTGCGCACAGAGATggccgcctggtgtctgctgctgcTCGCAGTCTTGGCTCCCTCTGTGGGGTGGGCGCAGAGTTCCGAGGTGTCCGTCATCCTAGATGCGACCACCGGTACCCTCAGCACTGTGCCGGAAAGGAGGGCTGAGGCGGTGGCATGGGCAGTGCTCAAAGACACCATCCTGGAGAACGG GTGGGCAATTCTTGAGCTACAGACCAATGCAGAGTATAATGATAGCATCCAGGCCTATGCGGCGGGGGTGGCTGAAGCAGCGGTGACGCAGCGG CTTATCTACATGCATTGGATGAACACAATGGTTGGTTATTGTGGCCCATATAAATACCAAACTCCATACTGTGAAAGGCTGAGGAACTATCTAGAGGCTAATCTAGCCTGGATGCAGGAACAGATGGAGACAGACCAAGATCAGGATTACTGGCACCAG GTTCGTCTTGTACTGCTACAACTGAAGGGTCTGGAAGACAGCTATAGTGGACGCATCTCCTTTCCCCAGAAAAAGTTCACGCTTAGTCCTTTTGGATTCCT GCTCTTCCAGCTTGGTGGTGACTTAGAAGATCTGGAAGCTGCTCTGAATAAGTCAGATGGTGCTAAAGAGCTGGGCTCTGGGTCCTGCTCTGCTCTCATCAAGCTTCTTCCTGGCAATAAGGATCTCCTGGTGTCTCATGTTACCTGGAACACTTACCAATCCATGTTACGCATCACCAAGAAGTACACACTTCCTTTTCGTGCTAACCCCAATG GAGGCTCGGTGGTGCCAGGCTCGGTTCAGACCTTTTCATCTTACCCAGGGACCATCTTCTCTGGTGATGACTTCTACATACTTAGCAGTGGGCTA GTTTCTTTGGAGACCACCATTGGGAACAGCAATCCTGATCTCTGGAAATACATCCAGCCACAAaattctgtcctggagtggctaaGAAACATTGTAGCAAATAGATTGGCCACAGGAGGGAAAGAATGGGCCGACGTCTTCACAAAGTTTAATAGTGGAAC GTACAATAATCAGTGGATGGTTGTGGATTACAATAAATTCATTGTTGGAAGCACAGAGATACCCAGTGGACTTCTCACGGTCCTAGAACAGCTGCC GGGTATTGTGATTTCTGGAGATAAATCTGATGATCTTTATCAAACTGGATATTGGGCAAGCTACAACATCCC GTACTTTGAAGAGATTTTTAATGCAAGTGGGCAAGTGGACCTTATGAAAAAATATGGAGATTGGTTCAGTTATTCAAAAACGCCTCGTGCTCAAATATTTCGCCGGAATAATACGTTTGTGCAGGACCTACAATCTATGGTCAAGCTTATGAG GTATAATGATTTTCTTCATGATCCCCTTTCACGTTGTGAAAGTTGTGATCCAAAGCAAAATGGAGAGAATGCGATCTCTGCTCGATCTGATCTTAACCCAGCCAATGGAACATACCCATTTGGAGCCATGCGTCAGAGACAGCATGGTGGCACTGATATGAAG GTCACAAGCTATGAATTAGCCAAGCATTATACAATTGTGGCTGTTAATGGTCCGACATGGGACCAGGTTCCAGCCTTCCAATGGAGCACTTCCCCTTTCAGCAACCTCATGCACATGGGCCATCCGGACCTCTGGAATTTTGAACCCATAGTCATCAACTGGGATtga